Genomic window (Arachis hypogaea cultivar Tifrunner chromosome 13, arahy.Tifrunner.gnm2.J5K5, whole genome shotgun sequence):
gatttgtagtgttaattttcctttttgctctcttttatgatGATGAGCCCTTAatggatttggatctcttttatgaaatttatgtttgatgttgttttaattgatgatttgagttgtgaatttacttttctggcaattggtagttggtagatttattattcttgcacatttattatgatttctttttatgccttccaagtgtttgacaaaatgcttggttggatgttagagtagattttgagcattcttggcttgggaagagtaattgggcaatcttgagtcatgaatacccaatttacattggtgatctagagttgttagttaatatcattttcaataacgctaatcttttgctaattcaattagtaagttgattaggatttttgatttgagattaactagtcttgctTGACTttttctcatggaagataacttacaccttcttccaatgttggagatgacgaaatgagatagattcttgttattattatgatgtgattgattagtcttgtttgacattctccctatgtgttggagttgactaaataaggtgaattaatcattgcatgactaggatagaaagcctatgatctcaattcttgcaaagaatgtctctctttattaattgctttctttaattgcttgcttgatttacttttcttgcatatTTGATTTCTTGCCCTCTCACCAATCAAAACCCCCGTTACatcctttatagccaataattgatcacttcattgcaattccttgtgagatgacccggagtctaaatacttcggttaattcttattggggtttgtaattgtgacaaccaatattttttattgggaggattgtttgttagtgtaaaactatacttgcaacgagaattcattttgtgtgaaattctataccgacacgagAGTTCACTCAgcactactacaccaaatggatagaggctgaaCCACTGGCCAGTATATCCTCAGCCAATTGTCGAAAGTTTATGTGGAGGCAGGTAATAACTCGATTCGGCATCCCTGAAGTCGTTGTCACTGATAACAGGACACAGTTCGCTGACAAGAAGTTTGTGGAGTTTCTCACCGGCCTGGGCATAAAGCAGAAATTCTCCTCTGTAGAGCATCCCCAGACGAATGGTCAAGTTGAGGCCGCAAATAAGGTCGTCTTGCTGGGCCTCAAGAAGCGGCTGGATAACAAAAAAGGTGCATGGGCTGACGAACTCGCCTCGGTTCTCTGGTCTTATCGAACAACCGAGCAGTCGTCCACAAGAGAAACCCCTTTCCGCCTGACTTACGGGGTGGATGCAATGATACCTGTAGAGATTGGCGACCCGAGTCCACAATTACTCCCGAAGGGAGTAGAGGAACGGTGGAAAATGACCTAGCAGACGAGGCTAGGGAGATGGTCCATTTGTCAGAAATAGCACTAAAGCAAAGAATGGCCCtgcgctacaacaccaaagtgctcaaGAGAGAATTTGAGCAAAATGACCTCGTCCTGCGATGCAACGATATCGGGCTACCGACCCAAGGGGAAGGTAAACTGGCGGGAAACTGGGAAGGTCCCAACAGAGGTAAAGAGGTTATTGGCAAGGGCGCCTACAAATTAGAGAAGCTTGATGGCAAGGAAGTCCCGAGAACTTGGAACGCAGGTAACTTGAGAAGATTTTATTCCTAGCTCAAACACGCCGATTAGGCGATCTGACGAGCTCAGCGATTTACTTTTATTAAATACTTATTATGACAATAGAGTTGTTTAATTATCGATTAGCGTTTACTTGTCAAAATTACCTTCCCACTTGTTCTTCTCCATTTACATATTCCATGACAACAAGTTCCTTATAAAACATGTTAAACGGGACCACGATACGGtaccccgggactgatcaccccgggagccaacTAAGCTAAAGCCATAACAAACGGCTACATCAATAGTAAAGCCACGACTTGGCTTCATCGAACTACCAGCACAATGGTAAACGAACGCGAGCGACAAGCCCATACCAACAAAACggtaacaaaacaaaacaaaaacgtTCTACCAATAAGCAGGAAAAGATGATAATCACAAGCCGACCAAGCAACTACTAAAGTATATTAAAAAGCTAGTTCCACAAGttctacaaataaaaataaaaaggtatATGAGATCATTTCTTGGGCATgtcaacaatcttgccatccctgattGTTTTAAAGACGCCAATTGTCGACGTGTCAAAGTCGGGGGCCACGATCTTCACCTGGGCCTTAAGAGCTTCCTCAGTCATCAGGATCGCGCTCTTTCCCTGCTTCACGGTCTCTTTATGCTTCTTCTTAAGCTCTTCGGCCTCAGCTTGAGCGGTCTTAGCCGACGAGACGGCCGCATCACGTTCCTTCTCCAAAGCGACCACCCGACCTTGCGCGGCATTGAGCTGACTTTCCAAAGTCATCTCCCGCTCGGTTAGACGGGATACGGTAGCATCAGAGGTCTTCAATTTTTCCTCAGCAGACACGGCCTTCTCCTCGGCAGCCTTAAGCTTCTCCTTCGCCTTGGACAGCTGCTCCCGAAGCATTTTAACTTGAGTTTTGAATTGATTATTGGCTGTAGCAGCATATTCAAGCTTCCTACGCAGCGACTGCATCCCCGACAACTCGaactcggccttccgagctatAGCAGCACTGCGGAGGAGGGTAcagtacatccacctcgcctacCCCGCAAGGTCGGAGCCATGGAAGTGCTCCTCCGTGCCGGGAAGCAACTGGGCATCTATGAAGGTCCCGGCGTCAAAGTCTTCTCCATCACAGTGAGGGCTCCTTCAAGGCTAGAAAATGAACTCTGCCTCTTGGGGGTAGGGATAACCTTCAAGTGATCATCATCATCGACTTGTTGGGCGGAGGTCGAATGTCCAGTACCGGCCGCCTCCTCATGAATGGGAGAGACATGCGCCCCGTCAGAATGTTTGTCTGACATCTCGGCATCACGGGGAGAGGGCACCGCCTGATCCTCCTTATTCTCAGGAGGAGCCTCCGGCTTCCCGTCAGCCTTCTCTTTGTCACGTTCCTCCAAAAAAGTCTTGAACAAATTCTCAAGGTCTGTTACCTCGGCAGACATTTCCACtgcaacagataaataaacaagTTAGTCGTGAAACAAGTTAGTCGTGAAAACGGCATAACCAATCaaagcaacagtaatataaaaCATAAGTCAAGAGCTGCTCACAAATATAATTTCTGGTGACCTCCCGGTCACTCATAAGAAGATGGGGATTCACATGGTTTCTCCCAAAAACAGCCAACAACACGTCGGCAACCTTTTTGTCCACAGCGGACATCCCCTTATAAGTCACCTTAATAAAGGTGTTGGACCCCACCCCGAAACTCCAATACGTCGGGATGAGGCGTTCCCTTTCTAACGACAGCCAGAAGGGATGACGACCTTTGACTGGACGCACCTTAAAATACTTGTTCTTATACCCGTGGTAAGAGTCCTCGAACAAGCCAAAAATTCTACGACCCTGGGTAGACCGGAAGGACATGAATCCTTTCTTCGTTTTCCCTTCCTTGGAAGGATTCGTAAGGTTGAAGAAATAAAGGAAGACATCGACGGACACCGGCAACTCTAAATATTCAcagaccatctcgaaacagcggatggaagctcaactgttcggatgcagctGTGACGGCGCCACGTAGATCCGGTTAAGGAGCGCCATTTGAAACAAAGAAAAGGGAATACGAACCCCCACTTGGGTGAACATTGACTTGTAGAACCAAATCCAATCGGCAACCCGGGGGGAATAGAAGTTGAGTTTATATAGCCGTTCATTGGGAGCAGGAATGAAAACGTCGTAGTTGGCCTCCTCGTCAATCCCGCCGCACAGGTACTCAGCTTGGCAGAACTCGGTAAGCTCCTCCAAGCCCATCTGGTTCAGGGAGTCTTTCACGTCGGAAGTCACCCAGGCATACGGGTCGTAACCCGCGGCGGAGGTGGAAGCCCGTGAGACGATGCGAGGCATATCTACAGTGGGGGTACCACTCGGTTAGTCTACGAGGTCGGGAGCTCGGAAAAAGCCCATAAACTACATTTAGCCTATTCGACAACTAAAATTAAGCATGGATGAAGCAGATTAAAAGCCTAAAAAGCTAAACGCCCTGGAATGGTAACCCCCTAACGCATCTACTTAACACTAAGGCCATCTAGCATACAAGTCAAACAAACAGCATGCATACAGAAGAACTAGTAGAATGAACATGAAGCAGAACGCAAGGAAATGAATGATTACCTAGATCAGTTGCGAAGGTTCGAAAGAGAAGGGAAAGGAGCGAACGCACAGGGATGTAGAAATGATGCTCTAGGAaactcaagagagaagaagaTGGAGATGGAAGGAGTGAAAAAATGAGATGAAAACAAAAGGCAAAACTGGTTAAAACCGCCAGACTCAAGAAGCGCGAAAGGCCAAGGGGCAAAATAGTCTTTGTGTGCGGGGATTTGAAataacccattatgagcatttaatgctctgTGCGAGGAACGAGGCGACAAACGGTTATCCCAGCAACAAACAGACACGCGCACAAGAGGCACGTCCTCTCCACGGGCGGCCGACCTGGCGACAACGTACAAAAGAAGAGATAACACGCCACCAACAACCCTCACGATCATTGCTGgagcgttgggggcactgttacggcctggcccacaTATAACATGGGCCGACCCGACCCACGAaccacccgacccgaacggtcgggTGCGAGGCGTTCAAataccgacccggacacgcgtcctggACAGCTCTCTATTACAGCTGTAtaaggaagcttcgaggaaggtgggttCTGCCCTTGTGGGGCCCGCTtctgacacggtatatatggggagggtcctacccctccctcaaggtacgtcacatactaCTCTCTCACTTTTCGCCTGCACACTTGACTGattagagcgtcggagtgtctttgcaggtgacacccccctctCCACACGAAGAGATCGGGAAGTCGGTTACCCCTCCTCCAATCCAGCAACCCAGAACCAGGCGATTCCCCCTCTCATCAACCGAAGTaccaacccgaaccgtccggtacccgacctaccaTACAGATTTTTATATATTGGCATTGCATTTTTTAccgaagaataaaaaattttttgtttaggcaaaatagtaattaaaataaatcatttcATATTTATGTTTAGTAATAATAAGTATCATTGTAAgactatttttttttgaattgtagTAATGTGtataattaattagtataattgtTATAGTAGTTTTTTGATATTGTA
Coding sequences:
- the LOC112733355 gene encoding uncharacterized protein, which codes for MIKEPTVALHLTKIGPSWMDPITDFLENGKLLDDEKAAKALRREAAKYAIIQGQLFKKGLSQPLLKCLHPDQTDYVLREVHEGCFGHHIGGKALARKLIRAGYYWPSNMMDSKKFVITRFGIPEVVVTDNRTQFADKKFVEFLTGLGIKQKFSSVEHPQTNGQVEAANKVVLLGLKKRLDNKKGAWADELASVLWSYRTTEQSSTRETPFRLTYGVDAMIPVEIGDPSPQLLPKGVEERWKMT